The DNA region CTGCGCCGAAGATCAACGACGACCTCTTCGACCGACCGGAAATCTCGGTTCTCGTAGACATCCTCTACTGGTTCAGTAATCCACACGAAGAGGGGTCGTTACTCCGAATTCTCCGATCGCCGTTGGTCGCGTGTTCGGACGCGACGCTTCGGGCTGTCGCCAGACACGAGTTCTTCCTCTCAGCGCTCCTCGAAGGCGATTCGTGGCCATCCGAGCTTCCCGACGATGACCGAGAACGAATCCAGGATCTGTTGAAACTTCGCGACAACCTTCGATGGGATAGAGAAGGATCGAAATCGGGGCTCATCAATCGAACGCTCCGACACTCGGCATTCGACGCTGTCGTTCTCGCCGATGAGGATGGGCTTCGACGGTACGGCAATCTCTGGCTACTCACAGAACTCGTAGATAGCTGGGAAGAAGAGGAACTCCTGTCGTATCGAGAGTTCGTCAATCGTCTCGTCCGCATCCGTGAACGAGCACAGTCGAACAGTGGCGAGCCCGACTACGAAGTCACCGAAATCGCCGACCCTGGCGACGAAACGACGGTTACGCTAACTACGGTCCACGCAGCCAAGGGACGTGAGTTCCCGGTCGTGTTTCTATGTGATCTATTCAAGAAATCTGCGTTCCCCATGAAGCAGCACGAGCGGCTGGTTGCTGACCGTCGACGTGGGTTTGTCTTGCGCCCGAAGGCGGGAGATGCTCCACTCCCGTCTAACGTTTCCTTCGACACCCCCGACAGTAAGGGCGACAGTCACTGGATACACGACGACCGTGACGCCGGCGACTATCTCGACCTCACCGGACCAATCTGGATTTCCGACGAGCGAGTCGAAGAGACGGGGGAGTTCTACTACAGTTCCCCGCTGAACGAGTTCCTCGGTCCGAGCGAGTCTGAGTTCTGGCGTATGTTCTACGTCGCGTTCACTCGAGCCGCTGACCACCTCTTCATCGGCCAAAGTTCGATAGGCGAGTGGCCCACGAAGAAAACCCGCTGGACGACGTGGATGACGACGCTCAACGAGTATTTGGAACCCGACGATGGATGGGGTTCGCATCGGGGAACGACGGTCAACGTCGGAGATGAGTCGGACACAGATTCGTTCCCAATCGGTATCGACGACGTGTCGACAAAAGACGACGCTGCCCTCCCGCAGATAGATATACCCGACTTCGAGCAGTTCCTTACGAACGAACCGATGAACGTTCCGGAGACGGTTCCGTATCGACCGCTCCGCATCTCACCGTCCCGGATTCACGACCTCGTCGAGTGTCCCCGTCGCTATCAGTATCAACACGTCCAGCAAGTCGCCCCGTACTACAAATCCATGATCGAATTTGACCGCGACGGAGAACGGTCGGCGGCGACGTCGAGTCCGGGAGGTGTCGCCCCCAACGAATGGGGAACTGCGGTCCACGACGCTCTCGAACACCGACTCGATGGAAAAGAAGCGCTGTCATCGTACGTATCTCAGCTGGAAGACCCACAGCGTGAGTACGTTCTCTGGGTCGTCGAAACACTTCGTCGTGAGGTCGATACGTATCGAACGGCACTCGAGGACTCCGTCGAAGCGTATCCCGAATTTTCAGCTTCGACTGTCCTCGATGTCGGGGGCCGGCGCGTCCACGTTACTGGTGATGTTGACTTACTCTACGAGTACGAGGGGGAATGGCACATGGTCGACTACAAGACCACTAAAGTCCCCAGTGCGGATTCGTACAAAGCAGGGAAGTACAACCGCCAACTGCGGACTTATGCGTGGCTCCTTGCGAGGGAGTACGACGTACGGGTCTCCTCTGCGTCGCTACTGTACATCGATGTCGATGACGAAGCCGGCGAAGTGACGACTGACTCGGTTAGTGTCCAACTCCCAACTGACGAAGATGCGTACGAGAAAGAACTCTGTGAGTCACTTCAAACGGTAACCGTCGAATCACCGAACGGCCTCAGCGCACGCCCGTCTCCGGTGCGATGTGATTCCTGCCCCTATGCTGCATCTCGCGGGGGCCCGTGTGAACACGGCGACTGAGAATCGACGACTGCTACTTTACGACTGACCCGAGACCCAGCTCCGACTTCAGATACGTCGCTACGTCCTCGTACTGATTCTCAACGATTTCACAAAGCTCTCGGTTCGTCAGAAGGCCACCACGAGTGATGTTTGCGGATCCGATATAGACGTATCCGTCTGTGACGATCGCTTTCGCGTGCAGGTCGTCGACTTCAGTGACCGTTGCGGACTGACCCATCCGTGAGAGAATGAACTCGTTGTGAGATTCTCCCTGTCTCACGTAGACATTTAGCTCGGTCTCGAATCGACGGAGTGCCTCCGAGAGGAGCATTCGTCTATTCTGGAGGTCTGTTCCGAGTGGGAGGCGAAGTTCGACATCGCTCAGCCACGGTGAACAGATCGCCACGCGGTCGGCGTGGACGAGTGAGTATCCAAGCAGATACCGGAGCCCGCTAGAGGGTAACGAAAACGCTCGTACCATCGTAATCACCTCCCGGGAGTGCCTCGATGTCGAAGATGCGCGTGACGACTTCGTCGCTAGGAACTCGTTCGATAATCTGCTCTCGAAGGAATTCGAGGAAGACGTAACTGAGTGCATCCGATTGGTCGTGAGGGGAAATACATTCGGAGAGATGGAGATTATCGACACAGCCGTCGATGTCCGGCGAGAAGAACAGTCGTTCCGCACGTTCGTACCCGTCGAAGTCCGGATCGAGTTCTGAGACTGCTGCACGCGGGAACTCGTCGTTTCCAGCGACGCGCTCGCGTGCAACCACGTGTTTTATCTGATATGCTGTGCGGCGGGACGTCGTCTCCTCTTTTGCGAGCTGGCCTGCCCGGTCGATCGAGGACCGTACTTCTTCGACGACGAGGTCAACGATGTGGTCGAATATGGGAACGACATCGGACTCTCGCACGAGTGTTTCGATTGTCTCTCGATCAGGTGATACGGGGGGTAATTTTGCGACGAACTCCGAGTCGGCCCACAGACGTTCGTTGAGCACCTGCGGGTTGTACGAGATCCGAGTGATCGACTCGAGAGCAGTTGCGGGGTCTTCACGGAGGTCGTCGAAGACCATGTCCGCGATTCCTTGTCCTCCCTGCGAGCGCTCGAACACGTACACCTCTTCGTTGTCAAGGTCGACACCGTAGAAGAGGCTGTTCGGACTGATTCCTGCAAGGTCGGCGACGAACTGCGTGTAGAAGTGAGCAGCCGTGTGTGCGGCTACGTAGGTCGGCGAAGTTTCGTCGAAATTCTTGTATTGACGTACTCGTTCCTGTATCTCGTCGTCTGTCGCAGCGTCAAGGAACGTACTGATATCGAATAAGAGACCACGTGTGTCGAGGGTGAATCCGAGTGTCTGCTGAGGTGCTTCTATTTCTCGCTTGATTCGGTCACCACCGGTGAAGATGTATTCATTCGAGCTTCGATTGTACGTTGCAGGCGTAATCTCGAGAGATGTACCTGTCAGTCGTACCTTCCCAGAGATGTCTGCGAGCGTCACTCCCCCTCTCGTCTGCTCCTCGCTTCGTTCGGTTAACGACGTTTCGACGTTTGGACTGGCGTGAATCTTGCCCAGCTTCGAATCATTGTGACGGAGGCAGCTACTGTCGTCGATAATCTGGAGGCACTGCGGACAGTAGCGAACGATGTTGAGCGCTTGAGTGCCACTCAGGTCCGTAATGTCGGTGAGAACAACAGATTCCGGTATCAGCAGATCAGGGCGTTCTTCACCGTCGATGTCGCTAAAGTCGAAGCGGACTGTACCGTCCTCGATGATGGTCTTTGGTACGAAGGCTTGGAGGTGACCTGCGTCCTGTTGATACTCACTACGAAGCGGTGTGTACGAGTGGACGAGTTTGTCGATCGGTTCTTCTGCCCCCCCGATCCGATTCTCGTCGCTGAAGACGGTGAAGTACTTACCCGCGTCGTCGAAGTAGTTGTCCGGAATGTACCACACCTCGTCGCTCAACGTTTTTCCGCTCGCGCGAAGGAACCGATCGTAGTAGTAGCCACCCCGAAGGAGGTGTTTGATGTAGTAGAGACTGAGGTAGTTCGGCTCGATTTTGTGATACTTGTGCACCTCCTCGAGTGCCTGCATCAGGTAGTAGACCTGTTTCTGTTGACGTTCGAGCTTCTCAATCTCGTCGTCATCAGTTAGCTCTCTCAGCTCCGTGACCTGCTCTTGGATATCCTGCGCTTGGAACTGGAACCCTCCGACGTCGACGCCCTGGCTCTGGGCGTGATTAGTCACGAGCATCACGTCGCCGGTGATATGGAAGAGGTTCGGGAGCAGAGCTTGGAACTGATCGGCAGGAGCGTCAGTTTTCCCTGCATCGTCGGTAGCTGCTGCTCTTAACGACTCCAGCTTCTCTTCGAGTTCCGACAGCTCACTCTCCTCCAGTATCTTACTCGGGTGAGACCGACACGTATCGATCATCTCTATGCGTTCCTGGACAAATCGAAGGATGTTCTCGCGAACTGCTTCGGTGAGGGAGACAACCACCTCGGTACCTCTGCTCCCGTCGGTACCGGCGATGCTCGTCCGTTGATTCAATCGCTCTCGTTCCCCCTCTAAGGTGGCGAGGAGGTTCATAACCGGTCGCTGTCCTGTGAGTGCGTCAAATGACTCATAGATGTCGAACTCGCGAGAGAAAATCTTTGAAGGGTCAGTGAGTAACGTATAGTAATCTTCCCACCCGAGCTCGTCTACGAGGAACGCTTTGTAGAACGCGTCTTTGTCCTGTTGCGTCGAAATGTACCCTTCGTCAAGTATACCGCTCATGACGGTATAGAACGTCTCGAACTGGTCGTGAATCCACTCTACAACCTCGTTATCTGTTTTGAGTGGGGTTCTAATCTCAGACCCGAGGAATCGGTCAGCGCGGTAGAACATGTTGGAGTCGGCTGTGAGGTCTGAGAGAAAGACGAAGATGTGAGAATCGGTCCCCTCTTTGCGTGCTGCGCGTCCGGCACGTTGGACGAACGAGGAGAGATTCCACGGCGTTCGGTACTGAGTCACAATCGTAATGTCCCCGACGTCGATACCCACTTCGAGGAAGTTCGTCGAGAGGAGAACATCGCTCTCGGTAACGGATGCATCGAACCCTACGTCAGAGTAGACAGAAGCAAAATCGAGGTTCTCGTTGAGGAAATCGTAGCCCATCTCCTCAGCCACACGTTCCCAATCGTCTGCTTCTCCCGATCCGACGTGGTACTCCCAGAGCTGTCTGTTCTGATCGGCGTCCTCCAGTTGGGTTCTCTTCTGATTTACCTGACTGATGCTGTCTATGAACGAGAGAATCTTTCCTTGAGGTGCGTCGTTCTGTTGCAGCAGACCATGACCGAGTAGCATGATCTGTTGGATGAACATCGACGACACTCCTGGACCGTCTGCCGTCGATTTCAGGAAGTAGTAGTGTTCCTCGTCGTTGTGGTCTGTGTCGAAATCAGACTCGGCGGGGGAGACCGACTCGATTCGGCTCGTCGGAACCGGGAAGATCTTCCCTGCGAAGCGTTTTGCATCGTCTACGGTGGCGCTCGAGCCAAGCCAGAGAAGGGCGTCTTCGGTGACTGACTCGATGTTTTTCACGATGTTCGCAGTGTGCGCACCTCTGAGCCCAGTGTAGAGGTGGATCTCGTCGAAGACGATCGTATCTGCGTAGTCTATGATGTCGTAGTTGGGCTTCAGCCCGAAGAGTTCTAGTGACTCTAACGTAGTCAGTAGAAGATTCGGGTGTCCGCCGTGACGCATGTCGGTCCGATTGAGAATCAGTTCACGGCTGGTGAAGGAGTGAGAGGGGTCGTTCTCACAGACGAGTTCGTATCCATCGTCCCCACCAGTGAAGATGAACGAGTGATTCTCATCGTCGTCTCCGCACCAACAGTTAGCCAAACGGAATTCGTTTCTTCCGTTCGACCGTTCGAAGAGCGCAGATTGGTTTTCGACATCCGATCGTTCGTACGGCGTGTCCCCGGTCCAGATCCCGGCAGAGAGTTGGTCGTCACTGGTCGTTTTGATCTGATGAAGGTGTTTGAGTATTCGACCGAGTTGGTCTTGGAGGAGGGCACGGCTCGGATAGACGAGGATTGCCATCTCCTGGCTACCGTCACGGAGTAGTTGGTATAACGGTCCGAGAAACGCCTCCGTCTTTCCAAAACCAGTCGGTGCAGAGAAAATCGCACCTTGCGAGCGATTATCTCTTTGCCGTGTCGCATCGAGATCACGAACCAACCGCCAGCTGTCTGCCTGGAAGTCGAGCGGATCGAATCCAAATATCTCGACGATTTCGTCGATGAACGGGTCCTCTCCCCTATGCTTGTTCTCTTCTACGTCTCGCCGCTTCTGTGGCTTCCGGGTGTACTTTAGCGCGTCTGTGACGTACCGAGGGTTTTCATCGTCCGGTCCGAAGATCTGCGTGTTCTCTAAGAGGCCCCGCAGGAGCGGTCGAATATTCTCGTCCATCCGTGAGGGATTTGAATTACGGTCGAAATACTTCATCAGGCTGCTTACTCCTTGCAAGTAGTGACTTCCTGTTCAATGCTTCGACAAGCAGCGTTTGTTCCGATCGAGAAAAGGTAGTACCGATGACTACACCACCAGCGAATTTATGTACTCTATCCCTCACTTCATGGTTTTGAAAGGGGTATGGCGAACGCCAATTATTAATTCTGCCAAATTTCGGGAGATTAAATGGGTATTGTGTACTCTCGCTGCACTGGTGGTTCTGAGGAGCTCATACTGACACGATTAGGTATGCTGGGGCGCATAGAGACGAAATTGTTTCTCAAGAGAGAAGAGAGCGAATCTGTTCTGACCCATAAATACGAGCGATTAGAAACAGAATGTAACCCTGAACCCTGTAGTTTAGTCAAATGTGACGAATTAACGGATTAGAATGGTATATGTGAGGACATAATCGCAGGCTGTTTTCTGAAAAGCGACATTACCACTGCGGAATAAATGTCCGAAATCAGAAGACGGGTTTTTGAGTATAATCTACAATCAATTTCTTATTTGGACAAGATTTAAATGGGAAGGACTCGTCGGTAGATGTAGCTAAGATAGGTGATACAGTGCCCGCGTGACGTTCACACCCTGCCAGGTCCGTCGTCACGGGGGCCAACAACCCGGCATTATGGCGAAGTATCCGCCTCACCGAGTACAAAGAGTGCTACGTGTGGGATTCGGATAACTCCTTCGCTGTTTTGGCGGCCTGAAAAACGGACCCTCGCGAACCCAGGAGGTGCGTTCATGACGGACGACTTCCTGGTGCGTGGGTCGATGTAAGCCCCTTTCGTCAGAGCTACTCGACTTGCTATTGGGTGACGTCCGATATACTGTGGGAGATGGCTGTTTGGTTTCTCCTGACAGTCGCAGTAGTACTTGACACTCTACGTGTTCGGCTGAGAAGGTCGTAGTGCCGACTCTGCCGGGCTCCGTAGATCTTACCACAGACAAAATTGGGGATGTCACGCCCGCGGCGCCGAACAAGGCCCGTTTGGTCCCAGAACCGTATGGGTGGCCTCACAAATCTGTCGGTTAAGAGCGATCAGATTAGCACCGTATAGAAATTATCCGATCTCTATTTCGGACTTCAAGAGAATTCTCGGAGAAACCATTATGACACATATTCACAATCCCGCACCCAGGCGTGCACAAGAAGAGGTACCGTAGATGAACGACCAAAACGGAGACTCCCGGCGACATACCGTCCATCCGAGTGTCATCGCTCAGTACTACAGTCTTCAGCAGTGTCCGATGTACCTCTACCAACGGTACGTCGATAACTCGTTCGGGGGAATCGGCGACGTACCGTTGAGCCCTTTGTATGCCCAAACGGGCATCGAATTCGAGGAGACGCAGTTCGCAAAACTTCTCGAAGCAAACGTATGCGGCATCGGTCCAAGAGACTCTGACCTCACACTCGAAGAAACGTGGTCTGGTGATGTCGAAGCCGACGTCAGGCGATTGGTGCACATCGTACGCGAAGTCGTCGATGGTGACCGAGACCGTCCTGTACTGGCGTACCAGACACCACTCGAATCAGAAGTAGAAGCCTGGCCGGTCCGCGGCGATGTTGACGGTGTACTCGTCGTTCCCCAGAAAGTCGGTGACGAGTGGGGTGCTCACATCCGCGTCCTCGAAGTGAAGTCTTCGCAGACCGCGAAGACGAATCACCAGATTCAGGCTGCAATCTACAGCCTCCAACTGAAGTCGCTGCTGTCCGAGATGCCGGTTAAAATCTCAGCCAGCATCGTCACTCGGGATAATGTCGTAGACACGATGGTCAAGTCGCGGATCGACCTCCACGAGCTCGACACCTTCGAGCTATCGACTAGAGAGAACGACGTGAGACTCTTGCTCGAAGAGGGAGGGACGCTCGATACAGCACTGCTCGGCGAGGACGGTGACCCGCTCGCAGACCACGACGATCCTGACCAACCGAACTATCGTATCGACGCCCGATGTGACGGCTGTTCAAACCAAGCTCGATGTGTCGCGTACGCGGCGTTCAACCACGATCTCGCCCTCCTCGGCTTCTCAGAGGGCGTCCAGGAGAGTCTTCGGAAGCACGGTATCGAGAAGATCGACGACTTAGTCGACCTCTTCGAGTACCCAACCGGAGAGTGGGACCGCCAACCCACCTCTCGAACGCACCCAAAACCAAAAGACCCTGAACGCGTCGCACAGATACAAACATCGACAGATATCTCCAATCTCGTCCACCGGGCACAGATCGCTCATCGATTCCTGCGACAGATTGACCCGGAGTATGAGAAACAGTGGCAAAAGAAGGCCGAGGGAGTCGGGCCGTGGAGCGAGTATCTCGTTGGAAGCGGACGGAACCTTCCCGATGACGACCCGAACGACGACTCGTGGCAGCGACCGTGGAACGACTATCCGCGGAAGTCGCTCGTTCGCGTCTACCCCTACGTTCAGCACGACCACATTCGCGACCGTCTAGTCCTGTTAGCAGCGAAGGTTGCTTGCTCGAGAGACGACAGTGAGGGGGAGTTCGTCGTCGTTACTACGGAGGGCCTTTCAGAGGACCTCGAGGCGAAAAACGACGCCGAACGAGCGCTGCTAGCGGAGTTCTACAGTAAACTCACCGATGCAATCGAGAGCGTTCGTCCCGACCTTACCGCGGAGGGAAAACGACCCGAAGAGGGGTATTTGCACCTCTATCCGTACAGTGGGACTCAGCGTCGGTATCTCGTCGATGCAGCGAAACGTCACCCAGACACCGAAGCGAGTCAGACACTCCGGACGCTGCTCGGATACCGCGAAGACATCGATCAAGAGATGGTCTCTGTCCTTCAAGAGGACTTCCGGAGCCGTCACGTGTTCCGGTATCCGGGTCTCGGCGTCGTTCAGACCGTTGCTCAGTTCTACTCGCGCGAGTACTCGTTCGAGTGGGAAGACAAGCGAGACGAGTACGAGACGCCGCTGAAGGACGTCTTCGCCCTCGGTTTCTTCGAAACGGGAGTTCCGTACACCGAAGTAGGCGAACACATCGTACCCGACGCGAAAAACGGTCTTCAAGTTCCTAACGACAATCTCACCAAATTCTACCCGCTGGTCGGGCGACACGTGGACGTCGTTCCGCTCGAGTATCTGTATGCGTGTGAGGAGTTCGACGTTCTCGACACCGATTGGGCGGACAACGAGGAGACACGGGCTGACATCATGCGCTACCGTCACCACGGCGGGAAAGATTCGGCACGAGTCTCTCTCAGCGACATCAAGGACCTCGCACGCGCCATATGCGCTGCGTACGAGTATATTGAACGCTGTACGCGTGGGAAGAACGCGAAAACCGAGAAACAACCGCTAAACCTGGCGAACATGGGCGAGAACTCGTTGGGGGGCTCGGAACTACAGCAGACGCTCATCGAGTACCAAAAACTCGAATTCGGGTCTAAACGGCGAGCGCTGGAGAGCCGTTATCGCGAACCCCTCGGACAGCGGACAGCCAACGGTGACGCCATCCCCTTTGAAGTCGTTGACGCACCAGAAAGCTCTGACGCAGAGGATAAAACACTGACTGGACGGATACTCCGTCAACTCGGTAACGGTGTTCCCGGACTATCGAGCCAGACGTCGTTGTCGCTCGAATCGGGTACGTACGTCGTACTCACCCCGCTGGAGGCTACTGCCGAAGGAACGCTCACTGAGACTGAGAAGTCCCCGACTCGGTACGCGAACAAGGTGTTGGGTGTAATCTCCTGGGTCGATACCTCAAAGGGAACGGTTGGCATCTCCTTGAACTGGCCACGAAACCGAAGTAAGGAGCCACACCTCCCCAATCACGTGGGGTGGACACGCGACGCCGACGACGAGTGGAACCGACAACTCATCGAAGAGGGAATGACCTTCGTCGCCGACGAGGCGCTCGACAACTTCCCCGCTAATCGTGCTCGGAGCGCACTCCAGCACGCCGGGACGAACGACATCCACAACCGCCTCCTCGGAGTGTACGAAGCGACCGATCCCACGGCGCTGCGATACGACGAGCCGTTTTGTGATTCGGAGGCCATTGAATCCTTCCTCGAAGCGTTCGACGATGCGATGCCCGAGAGGACGAACGCACAGCAGAAGTCGTTCGTTCGTCGACTCCACCACTCGGTGAGTGGTCTACAGGGGCCACCAGGAACGGGGAAGACAAGTTACGCATCGGCGCCCGCCATCTTGTCACGTGCTTACGCTAACCACGACGGCGACAAATCGTTCATCGGTGTCGGCGCGGCACATTCGAACACCGCCGTCGACGAAATCGCCTCTGCGGTCGGAGAAGCCCAAGAGGCGCTCGAAGCGGCGGGAAAGAGCAAGCCGGTGACGCTCGTGCGCGTTCGGTCTGGTTCTCCGACTGGGGTGCTCCCAAAAAACGTTGTCGAGCTGAGCGCCTACGAGGACCGCGACGAACTCGTCGGCCTCTTCGAGTTAGCGCTCGATGGGGGCGACCCACTCGTGGTGTTCTCGACACCCGTCTCACTCCGAAACACGGTGGCGTCGATTCGCGACCTCTTGGATTCGGACGCGGGCGATGTCGAAGAACTCATGTCCGCCGGCACGGCGCGAGTCTTCGACTACGCGCTCATCGACGAGGCGAGCATGATGGACCTCCCACTGGTTTTCCTCCTCGGTGCGTTCCTCCGAGAGCACCGGCAGATACAGCTCGTCGGGGACCATCGGCAGATGCAGCCGATTCAGTCGCACGACTGGGAGTCAGAGGACCGGCAGACCATCGAAGAGCACACGCCGGCTGTGTCTGCACTCGACTTCGTTCGCTTCCTTCGCGGAGAGACCCAAGACGAACTCGAGTACCTCAAGCGCGAACCCCCGTCGTGGGACGATCCCGACAACGTTCTGCCGATGGACCGTCTCGTCACCACCTATCGGCTACCACCGGCGATGGCGCGTCTCGAAACGGAGCTGTTCTACCACCGTGATGGAATCGAACTCGAGTCCGCTGCCTCCGGGAAGCGTCTCCCCGACATCCGGACCTCTGAAACCCCGGAGTGGCTTCGGGCTGCCCTCGACCCGTCGACTCGAGTGACGCTACTGCTTCACGACGACCAGCAGTTCACCAAGGACAGCCCGGTAGAAGCGTATCTTGCTGAGTGTCTGCTCCGCGACCTCCCGACGGTCGCCAGTGGCCCAGGCCCTGATGAAGTGTCGGCGGGGATCGTCGTCCCGTTCCGTCTGATGCGCCGACGGCTCCAGGAAGACCATATCGGTGTTCCCGTCGACACCGTCGAACGGTATCAGGGGAACGAGAAGGACGTGATGGTTCTCGCCATGACCGCTGGTAACCAGGGGTACGTCAATAGCCGTGCCGAGTTTCTCCTCGACGCGAACCGGTTCAACGTCGGGGCGAGTCGGATGAAACGGAAGCTGTTCATCATCGCCTCGAAGGCGCTTTTCAAGGCGGTTAGCCCAGACGTGAAGCGATACGAGGACCAGAAAGCCTGGAAGCAGTTGTATCGCGCCCTCGCTGTGAGTGAGACGGCCAATCCGCCGTCGGTAACGCTGACGTCGGCTGAGGTCCCTGAACTCGTAGACGGACGAGAGGTCACAGTGGAGGTATACACCGGATTCAGAGACTGACGCCGTCGCCGAATCGCTCGTGAAGTAGATTTAATAGCTCACTCAAAAGGTAGCAACAACAACAATAGAATGCAATCTCCACAAGACACTCTCGACGCGGCAGTCGGTAGGGCCGCCGAAATCACGTGGTGGAATCGCCGTATGACGAAACTCACAGGCATTGACGGAATCTCGAACGCACAGTCGTTCGTCTCCGAAGAGCTCATC from Haloprofundus halobius includes:
- a CDS encoding AAA domain-containing protein, with translation MHIVREVVDGDRDRPVLAYQTPLESEVEAWPVRGDVDGVLVVPQKVGDEWGAHIRVLEVKSSQTAKTNHQIQAAIYSLQLKSLLSEMPVKISASIVTRDNVVDTMVKSRIDLHELDTFELSTRENDVRLLLEEGGTLDTALLGEDGDPLADHDDPDQPNYRIDARCDGCSNQARCVAYAAFNHDLALLGFSEGVQESLRKHGIEKIDDLVDLFEYPTGEWDRQPTSRTHPKPKDPERVAQIQTSTDISNLVHRAQIAHRFLRQIDPEYEKQWQKKAEGVGPWSEYLVGSGRNLPDDDPNDDSWQRPWNDYPRKSLVRVYPYVQHDHIRDRLVLLAAKVACSRDDSEGEFVVVTTEGLSEDLEAKNDAERALLAEFYSKLTDAIESVRPDLTAEGKRPEEGYLHLYPYSGTQRRYLVDAAKRHPDTEASQTLRTLLGYREDIDQEMVSVLQEDFRSRHVFRYPGLGVVQTVAQFYSREYSFEWEDKRDEYETPLKDVFALGFFETGVPYTEVGEHIVPDAKNGLQVPNDNLTKFYPLVGRHVDVVPLEYLYACEEFDVLDTDWADNEETRADIMRYRHHGGKDSARVSLSDIKDLARAICAAYEYIERCTRGKNAKTEKQPLNLANMGENSLGGSELQQTLIEYQKLEFGSKRRALESRYREPLGQRTANGDAIPFEVVDAPESSDAEDKTLTGRILRQLGNGVPGLSSQTSLSLESGTYVVLTPLEATAEGTLTETEKSPTRYANKVLGVISWVDTSKGTVGISLNWPRNRSKEPHLPNHVGWTRDADDEWNRQLIEEGMTFVADEALDNFPANRARSALQHAGTNDIHNRLLGVYEATDPTALRYDEPFCDSEAIESFLEAFDDAMPERTNAQQKSFVRRLHHSVSGLQGPPGTGKTSYASAPAILSRAYANHDGDKSFIGVGAAHSNTAVDEIASAVGEAQEALEAAGKSKPVTLVRVRSGSPTGVLPKNVVELSAYEDRDELVGLFELALDGGDPLVVFSTPVSLRNTVASIRDLLDSDAGDVEELMSAGTARVFDYALIDEASMMDLPLVFLLGAFLREHRQIQLVGDHRQMQPIQSHDWESEDRQTIEEHTPAVSALDFVRFLRGETQDELEYLKREPPSWDDPDNVLPMDRLVTTYRLPPAMARLETELFYHRDGIELESAASGKRLPDIRTSETPEWLRAALDPSTRVTLLLHDDQQFTKDSPVEAYLAECLLRDLPTVASGPGPDEVSAGIVVPFRLMRRRLQEDHIGVPVDTVERYQGNEKDVMVLAMTAGNQGYVNSRAEFLLDANRFNVGASRMKRKLFIIASKALFKAVSPDVKRYEDQKAWKQLYRALAVSETANPPSVTLTSAEVPELVDGREVTVEVYTGFRD